CACCAGCACTTCTTCCTGATTGTTGGTGGTTCCCCAATAAGGCATACAGTAGCTATAATTTCACTAAATATGTAAAAGGAATGATAACATGAATTCCGgatatttttcccttctcAGAAATGAAAGGTGAAATAATCTTTTCAATCGCTAATATTAGCTGAAAGTTGCAagtcataaaagaaaaactattattgttattacgtCAGCTGACAACTATAGGCACTGTATACGGTACTTCATCAAAAATATGTGCAATCTTACCTGTCCAGATGACAATATAAGTAGTTCGATGGGTCACTTTCCCTTTCACTTGTAGCAGCGTTGTTATTCCTCTCTCTAGTTTATTTTAGCGGCTTCCTGAGAACCCGAACTGAATAATCTCCGCTTCTGGTGCTTGCAAGAAATCGTGACAATACCtatatgaaataattttacgaaatttgtGTCAGATAACGACGAGTTTAGTTGTTTACAACAAAATTCCCCCCACCGTTGAGTTTTTTATTGCCACAATGGGAACTACGTGTCTTGGTAAATGCTTCCTTTCAATTCAGTTCCTTCCACAACTGgtggaaaatataaaacagaCGCGCCAACAATTAGCGTCTTTTGGCCTTCGCATGCAGCTTGAcgttgtaataaaaaaaaattgttgctcAACATCTGATTCCCGATTGAATTTCGGGGTGCTGACGTCAGCAGCTATACAATTTCACCGCCAAGATCGACGGCTTTTTGAAAACGGAATATCACAAGGCCAGTGGAGAAAGAAACGTTGAACGGCTGACGAGGCGACAACCGCGCAGAGTCTGCGTGCAACCCATTTACcatttagttattttaaaagaatataaCAGAGTATCCTTTAACCTTATAGAATATGCAATCCACTTAGATGACTCGTCGTTTCTactattttctgttttagttgttgttttaatttgtttcacttTGGTTTTCAAAGGGTAAATACAAATTCACTATTCCGGTGCTACTGCTTCTTACCTTGACAAGGTGATTTTCCTcgggacttttatttttactttttctgcTCAGTCACGTCCGTGATgtagaataataatacaatcaCGTGGATTTCCCCGTTCTGCCGTCGCTTATAAGTCCAAAAGAATATGAATTGTAGTACAAGGAACAGCTCAAAGcgccaaatttaaatattttccgtACCGGCACAATGTGTGGCtgtgaagaaaatgaatcgagCTGCTTTGTAACGTTGAGAGAACACTCAAAATCGACTTTGATCAGCGGAAACAGGTGCGCCACAAGTGTGATGCAAACATGCTATTGCACCTATCTGTATACAAAACTTTGCCCTACACAGATCTGTTGAACTTTTGGATGCACATTGTTTGCCCATACGAGTCGACCAGCCAAAATAAACatctaaacaaatatttttcccatGAAGGATATATTATTGAGTTCCGACTGTATGGACTCATGCATCAAACTCGGCTATTAACTCTAATTTATGTCAGTTTGCTCAATTGCGATATACTTGGTCGAACCTGccaactttaaaattttggtgtcAAAGTCAAAGTTTTGCACCTGAAGGCTGTGCGTGTTTTTAGCGGTGCAGTCTTTGCATCCTGTTCGTTTTTACTGGTTTTTCCCCGGGAAAAGAGTGCAAAACAAGTTGATTGATAACGATGTCCTATTCGGACTAGTCCCAGTGACTATAGCGAATAACCCGAATAACTACAAAACTACATAAAACTTGTTTTGCGCAATAGCTATGGGACATGCACGTTATGAATTAAACTACCAGTGCTAATTATACGTGAAAACCAATGCTTAGGtccgttttttgttcttttcttgaatgattttttttctcgagaTGAAGTAATTCAAATAGATTTTTGTTCCTCAACCAAATTATTAGATTAgctatttcaatattttatctCAAAAAGAAGATGTTTCTTTCACGAGCAAATAAACTTTGCATAAAATGCTCTTTTGTTTTAGCGGTAAGATGTGGCCTTGCGATTGGAATTTTTGGCAAAGGAAACTGAATGGCACCGCCAATCTCCATAACCTCCGATAACTTTTGGGAAGAGAAATTCCCCTACCTTTTGAACGTGGAGTATCGGGATGCAACTTGGTTCGTGTATTGCGCCATACACAGAAACATGGAGAGGATCCACGGAAAACTGTGTTCGCCAAAAACTACGCAGTTGGTACTCCTCCATCAGTTTGGCATGCGACTAGTTCGGCAATAAATCGCCGTGTCTCACTTTCGCAATCGAGATGCATCccaaactatttatttttatctctaGGCACTCGCCAAACGACTCGTATGGGTTACGAGGTACTAAAGAAAAGGAGAACTGAATAAAACAATACTCATCCCTTTCGTGTGTTCAGACTGTGCTAAAATCAAGAAAAGCCAAGGCCTCGTTATCATGTCTggggaaaaccttttttcttttttttttttcaatgctGCAAGGTCGTCGGTTATTGTCACTGGGCTTTCTCTCTTCGGGGAACCCAACGGCTTTCACTTATATAATACAAaatctctctccctccctcaTTAGATGGTGATTCCCTATACACCTAGACGTATAGCTACTATAGGCTACTATTGGGAAACGTCTTTATGGTCCCCTTCTCTATTGCACcttttgtctgtttttcgACCCATTCCCCTCTCATCACATGTCCTTGCAAATCATTTCAAGTTCTTCCAATAAAagaaaccaggaaaaaaaaacagttgaacAAAGtcacagaaacaaaaaggagaaagttgTCTGTAGGCTAAAGAAATCGATAAAACGATCAACTTTATGGCATTAACTGTCATCTGTCCAGTTGCGACTTTTACATATCGGTTCTCATTTGTCATCTTAGTATTCAATAGACCATAGTTTGATAGATATTATACCAATGAAATAAGGAGTCGTAATTGCTGATCAGTGGACATTTCTAATTCTCTCTAGCGTCCCGGTTGGATGAAGCGTTGGACAGTTCTGTCGGTAAGACCTGTCTTGTCTTATTACTTATTACGCAAAGTGCCATTAAAAAGTTAATGTCGCAGTAAATAACGTAATAGGATTGTAAAAGACAACTACTGGAAACTACTAAGAAAATGTAGAGTCAGTCTCACGAGCGAAGCAGACCACGTGAGACCCATTCGAGGGGAAtcgtttgtttcaaatgcCCTTCAAAGGCCTTGTTGGCGTACGTATTACGTACACGGTACTAGATAAGCATTGCAATCGATGGAAAACAGATCGCCATATCAATGCGGAAGTCGACGATAGGTCGCGGAAAAATAAACAGTCTATAGGCTATGTTTTTCCCATGATGATGGATTGTGTGTCTAATCCTGATGCACCCTATACTCGAttccaaaattttcttaaaagaacCAATCTACAAAATTTTCGTGCGCCGTGAATAGTTTGCATCACGAAACGAAGGGTCACTCATCCCGCCTGAAGAGTTTTGTCAGGATGCGTATCAAGGACGGGGTTTCCAAGGGTTATACACACCCTGTAGACCTTGAATTAACTATTAGACAGCACGAGGAAGATGTTGTTTTTCTACCTGGGCGTAAATGTATGCTGCAATATTCCAAGACCTGATACTAGGCATACGAATATATAACGCGCTCCTTTCATCACTAGCTGATGAAAACCGATTCTCCGGGATAAGAGGGACGGGCTGGTGCGTGCTCAGGACGTTTTTATCATCACACCGGCGTGAATGCGCAGTAAATGGTGTAATGGCACGGACTGAAACCGAAAGGTATTTAGTTGAAATTGTTTGCTCACCGGACCATGGGAATACATGGAGACTTTGTATTTTTCACTCCTTTCAATCGTAAcaatctttaaaatttttatgcgCCAAACGATCTCACATCTCAAATGCCTAAAACGTGAAACAGCTGACTTTCGTCGGGAGGGTGAAATTATAGCATATGTAATATGACGCTTGTGATTATAACCCGGGACCACGTTAGAGGCTGTTTGTGTTACAAATGCGTAGGGTACATATCCCGGCGCCCTTTTTATTGACATGACTCGTACTGTACACGCTCGTAAACTGCGTGGCAGTGTCACGCACAAACCGAAAAGAGTCGCCATGCAGCACCTGCATGTGCTTCTCTACGGCGTCAGTTCCAGCCGCCAGACTGTGTGGAGTCAACTTAGATAGCGAGAGTCATTCGGCCTTTGCAGTCGTGCTGATGCTACTCGGTCAGTAACAACGTAAATCCCGAGTATACACAATGCGGATGTGACTGCAAAGCCGCGCAGGATCATCTCTGTATATCCCCCATCAAATAGATTTCTTCCGTTTTAATTGTTTCGCCATTTTGACACAACTCGTTCACCCTTGACAAATGAACATTGAGGTAAGTCttgttagaaaaaaattgggtgtTGGCCAAACGATGGCGACATCAAGCgcaaggaaaaaacaaaaaaaaaatatattgttgAAATTCTGTTCGCCGTCTCATCTCATCGGTTTGAGGATTTTTCTGTTCATTTGTCAGGCCAACAGAAGCGCAAGAGGCGAGAGGAAAGAGTCGCGGATTGGCAATGGCGATAGCGTCGTTCCAATCCTGTGCACAATAAGAGGCGACAGGAAAGAGTCCCGTGTGGGTAATGGAGGATGCAACATCTTGGATAAGATCCCGCCAGTCCTCAATGCGAAAAGAAGTGACAGGAAGGAATCCCGGACGCTGAATGGCGCGACGCATATCGCGGACAACATCTCTCCGGGCGACAGCTCTCGTAAGTCAACGCAAACTAGTTCATGACAGCTGTGCACAAATTTCCAAAAACATTACGCTGGATGCGATAAGAACAAGATTTAAAATATAACTGAAATCTTCAAGTAGTGCATGCCGGAGTTGCTGACACAGATATTTCCAAGTTTCTGCTTGACTTactttttgttaaatattgATCTGATTTGAATACCGTGAGAttatttgaagagaaaaaaatgtactgCCTTTTCTGTCCCTTATACTATACTCGACCGTCTATAAACTCCCATATGCccctctatttttttaagtttttttcccgcttttctTCAAAGTATTCTTTTGAGCACGGAACGacgttgtttttgttgaccGTGGTCCGTGGATGCCTTCCGTGATTTCAATCCGCCAAGGCGTAGTATAGTATCTAGTACATGTGGGACACtatcaaagaagaaagtgCGACCCGATGATCAAGCTGGCCGACGAAGTTTTGGGCAAGGCCAGACACAAGCAACTTGGGAGCCGAGTAGATGGTTTTATGAAGAAAGCTCGACCAACCCAAAGTCGAATCGGATTGCCTATCCATATAGTCTTGGTGGTGGTTGCGAAGTACGTATACATACAATCCAACCGGCTCTACTCACAACTCTGCTGGGCAACAGCAATCATCCGGCCTCCAAATGGAACACGAATTTCACCATATACACACATCATCGAGTTGTTAGCGATCGATGTCGTTCGCCTATATAGTGCGTTATATCAAACATAACTTTGCATTCCGTAATATTACCCATAGTAACTTGACACGGCGATAGTATACACGCCGAGTGACTTGGCAGCACGCCCTCAAACGCAGCCGGAATGGCGAAATTCATCCGGTGGTCGGGCGATCGCGGATAAATAGACGCGCGGTCGCGATGAGCGTAGATGATACGCTTTGATGGTACGGTCGTtcaccaaaaggaaaaaaaacaaaaaacaaaaaaataaaacaaaataagacgATGACTTGCAAAAGTCTGTCGGATACAACGATGGAATCGCGTGCCGATCAGCGAGCGCGGTCTTCCTTCCATCCTGTCACCAGCTCTCCCATCCCACGCGCTCATCGTCGTCAATTCGGCACTATTCGACCGTGGCCGCGATGGTCAATTGGCCAGCCCCAGAAGTCATGATCACGACTGctctttcaatatttattgggTTCCCCTCTACGTGTGTATCTCTTTGATTTAAGGGGAGGCTTTTAATCGCCGCTATTGATTGGTAGCGTCCGCTAGGGATGAAAGAACTTTCGTCCAAAGTCGAAATCTCGGCTGGACGCTCGCGTTCAATGTCAAAGTACTCAACATGTCAACAGATGTTAAACTCTGTGATTTCATTCTTGTTTTCCATAAAGGTCTGATGTTGGGAATTCGCGAGAGAGCCGCTTCGCGTCAGATCCAGCACATGGCCTTGGTCACAGCCAACGGAAGTAAACCCATCACAGAGTCCATCGCCGTCGtaagtttttattctttattattctGCTTTTTATGCTCTCCTCCCGTTACGCCATTAGTCTTGGCGTTTTTCTCATTCACGGCGGCGAGTGTTTAGCCGCCCAAAATAGACCCGAATATGGACGCTACACACGAAGTTATACATGTATATGTACTTGTTGGCGTCTGGGGAGATTGACCAAACAATTCGCAATGTTTGCGCAACTTCAACATCATCAAAAGCGAGACACATTTAAGCTCTTAAACGGGCACTCACATCGGTTGTTAAGTAATAAAATGAGTGAAAGTTTTCTCCACTTTGCGATGCTcttataaacattttttgaacaaGAATATTTAGGGAGATTTGAAATACAACATCCGGTTAGTACAAAGATAAtttgaaagtgaaaataaCACGAATTCACGCCAACGTATCGAAATAACATTAGAATTCccatattaaaaaaactgaatgtTTATCGAACACGCGaatgtttgaaacaaacatacaTTCAATAAACTGCGGTAAGGTGCGAAAATTGGGCGGGGAAAAAAGCTAGCCGGCAGCTATAATTCATTTTTGcttctttcaaacaaaattaatagaaTTAAGTAACCAATAATCAGATCGAGTATGAATCCAATCTTagccgtaaaaaaaaaaaaattctgattgtTGTTTTAATGGTAAAATAGCGTGCGGTGTGCGACTCTTGGTGACGAAATAGCGCGTGAATGATTGCAACTGTAATATCGGCTTTCATAGATTTTTTATAGACTCTGCGGTAAAATCTCGCGCTCTTTGATGGGCAAAGTTGACGGGTCTGAACCTCATTTGACCGCTAAACGACCGCACACGCCTCTTTACATTCGCCGAAATGCCCAGCTGTAACATTTCAGCATCGATCCACTAGAAAGGGTTCACTCTACGAGAGAGACGGACGTGTCGGTCCAGCCGAGTGTGACGTCTTTCTCCAGGACTTGATCGCACCTATATGGAAAGAATGTCATCGATCTGTGACCACAACATTCCTAGCACACATGACGTCTACCTGGAATAGCGCAATGATGAAATCATGAAAGTTCATGTTCGTCATGTTTCGGCCTCTGCTGACGTTCCTCCTGACGTCGACAAGATCCTATAATAATTCTGTGGGCGAATTGCGAGGTACTGAAGGCGCGAGAGAAAGCTCTATACAAAAATAgccggagagagagatgcaGTCCTGAATGGGTTGATTGTTGTCGGACATGTCGGCGTTGATGAATTGTCTCTGAGCACGCGAGACAGCTGTCAGTATACTGCCACGTCCAGGATAACGCGGAATAACGTGTCCGTGCGTATACACACAACTGCACACCCTGTGACTCGGTCGACCGGCAGGAGATTCGCCCAACTTTATTTTCTACTTGACTGCCGTCGGAGTAGACGGGCTCGGCTCTCTATGTCTCTCCTTCTCATTTTGAATACCCTTGTCTTATACCTATGCATATATACTCTGCAAGTCTACGTGCACTCATTATAAGAAAGGACTTGACACCAAATCGATTATACACAAAGGTTGTTGGTCTTGTTGTTCGATTTAACCCATAAATTGAAGGTCGGTGACATCAACGTAAAAACTGATGAAACTAATGAAAgtatttgttggttttttaggCACTGAGACGAATCGTTTTCGGTGAGTGTCCGGCGCCAATCAAGACCGAATATTTCATGAGAGGGCCAGGTGAAAAGTCGAATAAAAGCAAACAAGTGAATTGAAGTTGTTAAacccaattatttttttttaataccgCAGGACTAGTTTTTCGGGAAGCGGAGCGGGATCTTGGTTACGCTTTGAGGGTGAGTCACGCAGCTGGACTGCCGATCACCAATTCCTTAATGATGGCCATACAAACACATATCTTGCGTATTCTGTTATTTGATGTCAGACCAGTCAGGGTATACCAACCCGAGTAAGTTTGATCTGTTTACATAATCTTAAGCAATGATGGCGTTATTTTAACATTGATTTGGAAAATGTGCAGTCCTCTGAAACCGTCTTTCTCAATGCAACAAGAAGCACTCTGTACGGCAATCACCGATATCATTTGGAAAGCGGGCGGGAGCCAATACGGAGTACTTTGCTTGCCACATCCTACTCACACTCACGTCGAAGAATCTGATCTTTTCAACGCAGATGGTAGGCCTCATTTAGCAACACTCTTAATTGTGGTTTGATAGAATATGCTGtgatgaaatcttttttatttcactttctATACGCAGGTGTAACAGAAAAAGTAAGTACTGCAATGTCGTAATAGTAATCTAGAAATTCtttggaaatgaatgaatggtTTGTTTCTCAATTGATGGGCAGCTAAATCTACTTGAGTGCCACAACCGAGAAGaacttcaatattttgttAGACGCAATCTGTTCTTGGTAatctattttgattttgtttttaattcgatTTAAAAGCTTCATTAAATGCCGACTTTTTCTAGTTTCAACAAGACCCCGGACCCGCTTTGATACTACTAATTTACAGTGCCGTCCTGTcaagaagaatagaaatgcAAGTGTCGTCTCACAGCTCAAAACATGATTAAATTCGTTAATCGAATTCTattcttttcactttcaggATCGCAGAAGATATGGGGGCGCGCTGGATAAGCGCGACGAATTCCTTTCACACAAGTCTTGTGAATTATTCCGGCGACATTAGTTTTAGCGTGATTAACCTGTTCTTGGGAGGCAGAGCTTCTCCGTACCTGTACAATGGAACGCATTACCATGAAGATAAAGACAACgctgtaaattttcaaattcaattattcgAATGTGTGTCCCGCTATAGGTTATATAAGCttcgtgtttttttccctttcttcgAGATCAAAAGAATCGTGTTCCCCTAGTAATGAAATTCCTAGCTATACTGTAATGTGAACCGGTACCTTTGGTGCTGTCTAAGGCCGTTTGAAACAGAAACGATTGAACCCCGATTATGCAACACAGAAACGCCCCACGCCAGTAACTAGTTGTTATCGTCGAACCAAATTAGTGGCAGCCAGATTTTGCTTTTAAGTCCTCATTCACAGATGACACACATCCTTGACcttatttgattgtttgtcaTGATTAAAAGATGATCGCCGAGCCTGGAATTCATTTGCGATCGCCCATCGGACTACTGATTTGGATGCGCAACGAAGAGAAAACAGCCTCGTACAAATTAGGCTCACGATTAAAAACACCAATCTACCCCATTTGGCTGATCGTCGCTTCGGAGCAGAGTAGGGTGCTATTTAGCGACGATCGAGATCTACTTCGAGACTACCGTTCAGAAATAaggtgggggaaaaaatatttcaaaagaatacATTGACCcttaaaatttattgtttatcgATATCCACAGGTTCCAGTTACACTATTACACAAGTACGCAAAACCAATTGACTCCTGCTGTGCTTCTTATCCGAACGAGGATGCTACTCGAGGTACCGGAAGAAGAAGTCTCACTTCCCATGTTAGACAAAGTGATCAGAaccaagtatttaaaaaaagttaaacgaCCTAGattataaattgaaattatgtaACGCAATAATTTTCTGTTGGCAGGTGGAGTGGAGCGCGTGTTACTTGGAATGGCCTAacgccctttttttaaaacaataaagaTGCATATATTATTCTTATAGACTTTTGTATGACGCCATTAAatcaccaaagaaaaatatttatgaaaGTCGCTCCAGAAAATACACGCGCCATCGTGGTAGCATTTTAATCGGGATGCACTGGTTTGTTGTTGCTCAATTTCACGTTCACGTTCCgagatttattcgtttttcgAACGCCGGCAACGAGCGAGTCCTCTGTTGGCGTGATTACATAACAATGCGAGGGGACTTGGTATTTCGGATTTAGCCGCCTCGCGACCAAACAATGAACAAACAATATCGTCTACCATTCAGTTATAGCGTTTGTCATCACGAGGAGTATCGGATCGAGCAGTCAAAGTCTTTGTCGTTATTGTGCCACTGTTTTGGATGTCCTACATTTTGAGCAGGATCGAGACCCAAATTTCTGGGCTCCTGGCCTTGACTCATCGTTCATCAAACAATGCCGATACCTGTCGTATTGGGTAGCTGTTGGTTACGGGGGCAACTACGCGTTTCGAGCAGAACGAGAACTACTCATTCCGTCGATTTAGACGCAATGTTTTTCAGCAATCAACAACAGGGTGAATGGGGCAGACAAGGAGGCGGGATTTGAAATATAGCTGTGGGCCAGACTTGCCCGCTGTGTAGACTTTGAATTCTATATTTAGCCCACGAGCTGTGTGTATAACAGGGAAGACTTCTACGCCACGCTGCAAAATGATCGGAAAGCGTGAAACGTTACAGGTTAGCAGTTATCCGACGACGGCGAAGAATAATTCGCAAAATTCGCATTCGCCCAGGAGGATTAGAAGTTGGCAGGTGATGGCCACGGGCTGCACAACAATTACCCGCCATTACCATGAAATGGAGTGAATGAAAAGTCTCAAACACGCTGGGTGTGGTAGTATAACAGTTCCGTCTAAATTTAGCATCGTTACGCACACTCAACAAAAAGACTTGTGCACTTTCAAGGGCGTTTTTTACAGCTCACGCGCCggctttgaagaaaaaggaaagaaagcaCTTGACACGAACGTGTTTCCCTTCAGACTTTTTGAAGTTCAATCACAGCTAGCGCAATATGGTCCCGAGATTGAATTTAAAAGTTCCCGGCGACATCGATAAActccgcttttcttttctcctttagTATATGCGTTGGCACGGGTAAGAAGGGGAGGGCAAACGGGTTCGCTGGACACGCTACGATATTGCCTGTGCGACACTCAAATATTTGACTCTCTTATATACCTATACACCGGCGTGTAGACCTAGACCTACTTCTAATAGCCCCACATTTGTTTTGTGTCGACGACTTGGCTCAATCAGATCTGATCATCATGAGTATAGTTGCCATTTTGcttacatttttattcggATATTATACCAGCGAGGGTCGCGTGCTATCGATTGACAGTGTAGGTCTATGAGACCAGACACGAGACATGCTGGCTAAGGCTAAGTAGGTTGTCGGAAAATCGCGCAATTCTTTGGCAGTGGACAGCAAAGGTTGTTTGTCCACTCTTAGCAGCGGGCCGGCCGCTCttgagaaacaaacaaaaaatgtctaacgttctttttgtattgttaCAGAAAGTTTTGGGAGTTGACTGGCGATTCGTCAGACCTTAACCCCTCCCTACAATATCACGAAGGAAAGTGGTTTTTATAGGATATCGGAAActtgttttcatatttcacCGTCCCCCCAAAAAGTTCAGTTTTACACGACAGGCTTATTCGTATAACAGAGAAACTATTCCTATATGCGCGTACAAGGAGGGCGGCAAATCGACAGCGCTGAAAGTTACAATATAGCGTTTCAGTTGGTGTACTATAGACACAGCAGCAACGGTGCTTCGTGTCACAGTTATATATTTGACCCAGATTCAGAGCAGCAATGTGTCTATTTGTCTAACACTGTAAAGGCCTGAAAAAAACTCCATGAAATCGATGTACACCCATCCTTCCGCTAACTCTGAAAGCACAATCTGATACGGTATTTTGATATATGCGCGTCAGGTACtttccaaaatttttctttcaatcgcTCGGTTCTTGGTTGTTTCCTTAAAAGTTTCTGGCGACAAGAAGTATGTTTTCTGACCCATTTTTTTACCCAAGTCCAAATCCGAGTTTAATTGATTTCCTATACACATGTGGAAAAATATAACCTTGGAAGCGGACAAGAACCAACGGTGCGGGACTAGCTAGCTTTACACACATTTATAACCGT
This DNA window, taken from Daphnia pulex isolate KAP4 chromosome 2, ASM2113471v1, encodes the following:
- the LOC124201322 gene encoding inactive ubiquitin carboxyl-terminal hydrolase MINDY-4B-like, yielding MNIEANRSARGERKESRIGNGDSVVPILCTIRGDRKESRVGNGGCNILDKIPPVLNAKRSDRKESRTLNGATHIADNISPGDSSRLMLGIRERAASRQIQHMALVTANGSKPITESIAVALRRIVFGECPAPIKTEYFMRGPGLVFREAERDLGYALRVSHAAGLPITNSLMMAIQTHILRILLFDVRPVRVYQPDPLKPSFSMQQEALCTAITDIIWKAGGSQYGVLCLPHPTHTHVEESDLFNADGVTEKLNLLECHNREELQYFVRRNLFLFQQDPGPALILLIYSAVLSRRIEMIAEDMGARWISATNSFHTSLVNYSGDISFSVINLFLGGRASPYLYNGTHYHEDKDNAMIAEPGIHLRSPIGLLIWMRNEEKTASYKLGSRLKTPIYPIWLIVASEQSRVLFSDDRDLLRDYRSEIRFQLHYYTSTQNQLTPAVLLIRTRMLLEVPEEEVSLPMLDKVIRTKWSGARVTWNGLTPFF